From Acidimicrobiales bacterium, a single genomic window includes:
- the secY gene encoding preprotein translocase subunit SecY, which produces MLSNLKNIFKVQDLRNKILFALAMIVLYRLGAHIPVPGIDTGALASLQQEAERGGLLSFLSLFSGGALTQFAVFALGIMPYITASIIMQILGVVIPRLEEWQNQGAVGQRKITQWTRYVTIGIATLQATGLAYLFNNGGGGLTTSTVTLIPDFTVARVLLIVLTLVTGTALLMWMGELMTQRGIGNGMSLLIFASVVSTIPGQLARVRAAGGISALVLFLLGYGLILVAIVYVEQGQRRIPVQFAKRVVGRRMYGGQSTYIPLKVNQSGVIPIIFASSVLYLPQLLTFVLPSDGWGASVQTFVSDNIVRPNAPLHLLVFGLLIIGFAYFYTAITFDPVKQADTLRKQGGFIPGIRPGPQTERYLAKVLSRITLPGALFIAAVALIPSFILTTFLPGQDNNISFSGITILISVGVALETMKQIDSQLMMRNYEGFLK; this is translated from the coding sequence GTGCTCAGCAACCTGAAGAACATCTTCAAGGTCCAGGACCTCCGCAACAAGATCCTGTTCGCCCTGGCGATGATCGTGCTCTATCGCCTCGGCGCCCACATCCCGGTCCCCGGCATCGACACCGGCGCGCTGGCCTCGCTGCAACAGGAGGCCGAGCGCGGCGGGCTCCTGTCGTTCCTGAGCCTCTTCTCCGGGGGTGCGCTCACCCAGTTCGCCGTGTTCGCGCTCGGGATCATGCCGTACATCACCGCGTCGATCATCATGCAGATCCTGGGCGTCGTGATCCCCCGCCTCGAGGAGTGGCAGAACCAGGGCGCGGTCGGGCAGCGCAAGATCACCCAGTGGACCCGCTACGTCACCATCGGCATCGCCACGCTGCAGGCCACCGGCCTCGCCTACCTGTTCAACAACGGCGGGGGCGGGCTCACCACCTCCACCGTGACGCTCATCCCCGACTTCACCGTCGCCCGGGTGCTGCTCATCGTCCTGACGCTCGTCACCGGCACCGCGCTGTTGATGTGGATGGGCGAGCTCATGACTCAGCGCGGCATCGGCAACGGCATGTCGCTGCTCATCTTCGCCTCCGTGGTGAGCACCATCCCCGGTCAGCTGGCCCGGGTCCGCGCCGCCGGGGGCATCAGTGCCCTGGTCCTGTTCCTCCTCGGCTACGGGCTGATCCTCGTCGCCATCGTCTACGTCGAGCAGGGCCAGCGCCGCATCCCGGTGCAGTTCGCCAAGCGCGTCGTCGGGCGTCGCATGTACGGGGGCCAGAGCACCTACATCCCGTTGAAGGTCAACCAGTCGGGCGTGATCCCGATCATCTTCGCCAGCTCGGTGCTGTACCTGCCCCAGCTGCTCACCTTCGTGCTCCCGAGCGACGGTTGGGGGGCCTCGGTGCAGACCTTCGTGAGCGACAACATCGTCCGGCCCAACGCCCCGCTGCACCTGCTGGTGTTCGGGTTGTTGATCATCGGCTTCGCCTACTTCTACACCGCCATCACCTTCGACCCGGTCAAGCAGGCCGACACCCTCCGGAAGCAGGGTGGCTTCATCCCCGGCATCCGTCCCGGCCCGCAGACCGAGCGCTACCTGGCCAAGGTGCTGTCGCGGATCACGCTGCCCGGAGCGCTCTTCATCGCTGCGGTGGCCCTCATCCCGTCGTTCATCCTGACGACCTTCCTTCCCGGCCAGGACAACAACATCAGCTTCTCGGGCATCACGATCCTCATCTCGGTGGGCGTCGCCCTCGAGACGATGAAGCAGATCGACAGCCAGCTGATGATGCGCAACTACGAAGGGTTCCTGAAGTAG
- the rplR gene encoding 50S ribosomal protein L18: MSDNAKQKRDARLRRHRRVRKNVRGTPDRPRLAVFRSNSHISAQVIDDVNGRTLAAASTVESTVATAGTANVPAATEVGRLVAERAKAAGVEKVVFDRGGFLYHGRVAAVADAARDAGLEF; encoded by the coding sequence ATGAGCGACAACGCCAAGCAGAAGCGCGACGCACGCCTCCGCCGTCACCGCCGGGTGCGCAAGAACGTGCGCGGTACCCCCGATCGGCCCCGCCTCGCCGTGTTCCGGTCGAACAGCCACATCAGCGCCCAGGTCATCGACGATGTCAACGGCCGCACGTTGGCGGCTGCTTCGACCGTCGAGTCGACCGTCGCCACCGCCGGCACCGCCAACGTCCCCGCCGCCACCGAGGTGGGTCGGCTCGTGGCCGAGCGGGCCAAGGCCGCCGGCGTCGAGAAGGTCGTGTTCGACCGGGGCGGTTTCCTCTACCACGGTCGGGTGGCCGCCGTCGCCGACGCCGCCCGAGACGCAGGACTGGAGTTCTGA
- the rpsH gene encoding 30S ribosomal protein S8, producing MTMTDPIADMLTRIRNANTAMHDEVRMPSSKVKEALAAVLLKEGYIEGFTVGDDPGRPGRVLTVTMKYSPERKRVISGVKRVSKPGLRVYIKADKIPRVLGGLGVAVLSTSQGLMTDREARKRRMGGEVLCFVW from the coding sequence ATGACCATGACCGATCCCATCGCAGACATGCTGACCCGCATCCGCAACGCCAACACGGCGATGCACGACGAGGTCCGCATGCCCTCCTCCAAGGTGAAGGAGGCCCTGGCCGCCGTCCTGTTGAAGGAGGGCTACATCGAGGGCTTCACCGTCGGCGACGACCCGGGTCGTCCCGGACGCGTCCTCACCGTGACCATGAAGTACTCGCCCGAGCGCAAGCGCGTGATCTCCGGGGTCAAGCGTGTGTCGAAGCCGGGTCTGCGCGTCTACATCAAGGCCGACAAGATCCCTCGGGTTCTCGGCGGCCTGGGTGTGGCGGTCCTGTCCACCAGCCAGGGGCTCATGACCGACCGTGAGGCGCGCAAGCGCCGCATGGGCGGCGAAGTCCTCTGCTTCGTCTGGTAG
- the rplE gene encoding 50S ribosomal protein L5: MKQRYNDEIRAALKDELGLENIMQVPRFEKIVINSGVGKALQQSSLIEGAVRDLEQITGQKVVVTKAKKSIAGFKLREGNAVGVKVTLRGDRMWEFFDRLISLAIPRIRDFRGLPANSFDGHGNYTFGVPEQLMFPEIDYDKIDVPRGFDITIVTTARTNAEGKALLSAFGFPFKREGQQ; this comes from the coding sequence CTGAAGCAGCGCTACAACGACGAGATCCGCGCCGCCCTCAAGGACGAGCTGGGCCTCGAGAACATCATGCAGGTCCCCCGCTTCGAGAAGATCGTCATCAACTCGGGAGTGGGCAAGGCCCTCCAGCAGAGCTCGCTCATCGAGGGCGCCGTCCGCGACCTCGAGCAGATCACCGGACAGAAGGTGGTCGTCACGAAGGCCAAGAAGTCGATCGCCGGCTTCAAGCTGCGTGAGGGCAACGCCGTCGGCGTGAAGGTCACCCTTCGTGGCGATCGCATGTGGGAGTTCTTCGATCGCCTGATCAGCCTGGCGATCCCCCGCATCCGCGACTTCCGGGGGTTGCCCGCCAACTCCTTCGACGGTCACGGGAACTACACGTTCGGCGTGCCCGAGCAGTTGATGTTCCCGGAGATCGACTACGACAAGATCGACGTCCCCCGCGGCTTCGACATCACGATCGTGACCACCGCCCGTACCAACGCCGAGGGCAAGGCCCTGCTCAGCGCCTTCGGCTTCCCGTTCAAGCGTGAGGGGCAGCAGTAA
- the rplO gene encoding 50S ribosomal protein L15, translating to MKIHDLKPPAGANRRRKRVGRGIGGKGGKTAGRGTKGQGARGTIPAGFEGGQMPLHMRMPKLRGFNNPFRVEYQALNLDVLDASGLDVADPETLLGKSLVGKGSLVKVLGRGEITRPVTVKAHAFSASARAAIVAAGGTVEVLPLPWGDRRPPVRGNHLTNR from the coding sequence GTGAAGATCCATGACCTCAAGCCCCCCGCGGGCGCCAACCGACGCCGCAAGCGCGTCGGTCGGGGCATCGGCGGCAAGGGCGGCAAGACCGCCGGGCGCGGCACCAAGGGCCAGGGCGCCCGCGGCACCATCCCGGCCGGCTTCGAGGGCGGGCAAATGCCGCTGCACATGCGCATGCCCAAGCTCCGGGGCTTCAACAACCCGTTCCGCGTCGAGTACCAGGCGCTGAACCTCGACGTGCTCGACGCCTCGGGCCTCGACGTCGCCGATCCCGAGACCCTGCTGGGCAAGAGCCTCGTCGGGAAGGGCTCGCTGGTGAAGGTCCTGGGACGGGGCGAGATCACCCGTCCGGTGACCGTGAAGGCCCACGCGTTCTCGGCGTCGGCGCGGGCGGCGATCGTCGCTGCGGGCGGTACTGTCGAGGTCCTGCCCCTGCCGTGGGGCGACAGGCGGCCGCCCGTCCGGGGCAACCACCTGACCAACCGCTGA
- the rpsE gene encoding 30S ribosomal protein S5, with product MAPNDFDALPLRESRVININRVAKVVKGGRRFSFTALVVIGDGAGHVGLGYGKAKEVPLAIQKGTEEARKNLFAVPLAGSTVTHPVLGRMGAGRVLIKPAAPGTGVIAGGAARAILEEAGIHDVLCKSLGSSNHINVARATIAGLQGLKRPDDVARLRGLSPEEFVPKGLLEAYKESERGPHVPDEVA from the coding sequence ATGGCCCCGAACGACTTCGACGCCCTCCCGCTCAGGGAATCGCGCGTCATCAACATCAACCGTGTGGCCAAGGTCGTGAAGGGCGGTCGGCGGTTCTCGTTCACGGCGCTGGTCGTCATCGGCGACGGCGCCGGTCACGTCGGTCTGGGCTACGGCAAGGCCAAGGAGGTGCCCCTCGCCATCCAGAAGGGCACCGAGGAGGCCCGCAAGAACCTCTTCGCCGTGCCCCTCGCCGGGAGCACCGTCACCCACCCGGTGCTCGGGCGCATGGGCGCCGGCCGGGTCCTCATCAAGCCGGCGGCCCCCGGTACCGGTGTCATCGCCGGCGGTGCGGCTCGGGCCATCCTCGAGGAGGCCGGCATCCACGACGTGCTCTGCAAGAGCCTCGGGTCGTCGAACCACATCAACGTGGCCCGCGCCACCATCGCCGGGCTCCAGGGCCTGAAGCGCCCCGACGACGTGGCCCGCCTGCGTGGCCTGTCGCCCGAGGAGTTCGTGCCCAAGGGGCTCCTCGAGGCCTACAAGGAGTCCGAGCGCGGACCGCACGTCCCCGACGAGGTGGCGTGA
- the rplF gene encoding 50S ribosomal protein L6: MSRIGRAPIPVPAGVDVDIAGEHLTVKGPKGTLERDLPAPITIRQDDGQLVVERPDDERRSRALHGLARSLVNNMVVGVSEGFRKDLEIVGVGYRATAKGNDKLELALGFSHPVTVEAPEGITFDVPSPTSIGVLGVDKEAVGQVAANIRAIRKPEPYKGKGVRYRDEYVVRKAGKAGK; encoded by the coding sequence ATGTCCCGCATCGGACGAGCTCCGATCCCCGTCCCCGCCGGTGTCGACGTCGACATCGCGGGTGAGCACCTCACCGTGAAGGGCCCCAAGGGCACGCTCGAGCGTGACCTGCCGGCCCCGATCACCATCCGCCAGGACGACGGCCAGCTCGTCGTCGAGCGCCCCGACGACGAACGGCGCAGCCGGGCCCTCCACGGCCTGGCCCGCTCCCTCGTCAACAACATGGTGGTCGGCGTCTCCGAGGGTTTCCGCAAGGACCTCGAGATCGTCGGCGTCGGCTACCGGGCCACCGCCAAGGGCAACGACAAGCTCGAGCTCGCCCTCGGCTTCAGCCACCCCGTGACCGTCGAGGCGCCCGAGGGGATCACCTTCGACGTGCCGAGCCCCACCAGCATCGGTGTCCTCGGCGTCGACAAGGAGGCCGTCGGCCAGGTCGCCGCCAACATTCGAGCCATCCGCAAGCCCGAGCCCTACAAGGGCAAGGGCGTCCGGTACCGCGACGAGTACGTGGTCCGCAAGGCGGGCAAGGCCGGGAAGTAG
- a CDS encoding type Z 30S ribosomal protein S14: MAKKALVNKQRRTPKFKVRGYTRCQRCGRPHAVYRKFLLCRVCLRELGHAGEIPGLKKASW, translated from the coding sequence ATGGCCAAGAAGGCGCTCGTCAACAAGCAGCGGCGCACCCCGAAGTTCAAGGTGCGCGGCTACACCCGCTGCCAGCGGTGCGGCCGGCCCCACGCCGTCTACCGCAAGTTCCTGCTGTGCCGCGTGTGCCTACGCGAGCTCGGCCACGCCGGGGAGATCCCCGGTCTCAAGAAGGCCAGCTGGTGA
- the rpmD gene encoding 50S ribosomal protein L30, with protein sequence MMTTLKVTQVKSAIGTKPKHRGTLRALGLRGIGKTNTLPDRPEIRGMIARVPHLVSVEELKDGAS encoded by the coding sequence GTGATGACCACGCTGAAGGTCACCCAGGTCAAGTCGGCCATCGGCACCAAGCCCAAGCACCGCGGCACGCTGCGGGCCCTCGGGCTCCGCGGCATCGGCAAGACCAACACCCTTCCCGACCGTCCCGAGATCCGCGGCATGATCGCCCGTGTCCCGCACCTCGTCTCGGTCGAAGAGCTCAAGGACGGCGCGTCGTGA
- a CDS encoding adenylate kinase — MVRLVIFGRQGAGKGTQSVVLSQHYGAPHISTGDMLREAVGNATPIGLEAKSYMDAGRLVPDEVMLGVVEERLAAPDVVAGGFLLDGFPRTIVQAEALFGLTPIDVAVDLVVPVDVVVERISSRRVCSSCGRIYAVGDDSAESGTCEVCGGDVVQRADDTSEAVAKRLTAYDTETRPTIEWFDGKGVLVTVDGLGRRDEVSERLITAIDAALV, encoded by the coding sequence GTGGTGCGCCTCGTCATCTTCGGTCGTCAAGGGGCCGGCAAGGGCACGCAGTCCGTCGTGCTGTCGCAGCACTACGGCGCCCCGCACATCTCCACCGGCGACATGCTCCGCGAGGCCGTCGGCAACGCGACCCCCATCGGGCTCGAGGCCAAGTCCTACATGGATGCCGGGCGCCTGGTGCCCGACGAGGTGATGCTCGGCGTCGTCGAGGAGCGGCTCGCCGCGCCCGACGTCGTCGCCGGCGGGTTCCTCCTGGACGGCTTCCCCCGCACCATCGTGCAGGCCGAGGCGCTGTTCGGGCTCACGCCCATCGACGTGGCCGTCGATCTCGTGGTCCCGGTCGACGTGGTGGTCGAGCGGATCTCGTCACGGCGGGTGTGCTCCTCGTGCGGCCGGATCTACGCCGTCGGCGACGATTCGGCCGAGTCCGGGACCTGTGAGGTGTGCGGTGGCGACGTGGTCCAGCGGGCCGACGACACCTCCGAGGCGGTGGCCAAGCGCCTCACCGCCTACGACACCGAGACCCGACCCACCATCGAGTGGTTCGACGGCAAGGGCGTGCTCGTGACCGTCGACGGTCTCGGCCGGCGCGACGAGGTCTCGGAGCGGCTCATCACCGCCATCGACGCCGCGCTGGTCTGA